A genomic segment from Nocardiopsis sp. Huas11 encodes:
- a CDS encoding aldo/keto reductase, producing MDAHVAREDRYESLEYRACGRSGLRLPRLSLGLWQNFGEDRSLEGQRAILRRAFDLGVFHFDLANNYGPPKGSAETAFGRILDLDLRPYRDEMVITTKAGWVMGPGPHQQGGSRKYLLSSLDRSLARMGLDHVDIFYSHRPDPDTPLEETMLALHHAVVSGRAMYAGISSYAPEATRRAAAIMRDLGTPLVVHQPSYSMLNRWVEDGLLAAAAEEGMGVVAFSPLAQGLLTSRYLDGSVPRDSRAGVGRPSWRENMLSEDVLDRVRALNGIAAERGQTLAQMAIAWVLRDQGPRTVTTALIGASSVEQLEQNLAAVDAPGFTEEELRAIDRWAVDSDVNIWWGATASTR from the coding sequence ATGGACGCACACGTGGCGCGTGAGGACCGGTACGAGTCACTGGAGTACCGGGCGTGCGGCAGGAGCGGGCTGCGGCTGCCGCGCCTGTCGCTGGGACTGTGGCAGAACTTCGGCGAGGACCGGAGCCTGGAGGGGCAGCGCGCGATCCTGCGCCGCGCCTTCGACCTGGGCGTGTTCCACTTCGACCTGGCCAACAACTACGGACCGCCCAAGGGCTCCGCCGAGACCGCCTTCGGCCGGATCCTGGACCTGGACCTTCGCCCCTACCGCGACGAGATGGTCATCACCACCAAGGCCGGATGGGTGATGGGGCCGGGCCCGCACCAGCAGGGCGGGTCGCGCAAGTACCTGCTGTCCTCGCTCGACCGCTCCCTGGCCCGCATGGGCCTGGACCACGTCGACATCTTCTACAGCCACCGGCCCGACCCGGACACCCCGCTGGAGGAGACCATGCTGGCCCTGCACCACGCCGTGGTCTCCGGCCGGGCCATGTACGCCGGGATCTCCTCCTACGCTCCCGAGGCGACCCGCCGGGCGGCGGCGATCATGCGCGACCTGGGCACACCCCTGGTCGTCCACCAGCCCTCGTACTCGATGCTCAACCGCTGGGTCGAGGACGGCCTGCTGGCGGCGGCCGCCGAGGAGGGCATGGGCGTGGTCGCGTTCTCCCCCCTGGCCCAGGGCCTGCTGACCTCCCGCTACCTGGACGGTTCGGTGCCCCGCGACTCCCGCGCCGGCGTGGGCCGGCCCAGCTGGCGCGAGAACATGCTCTCCGAGGACGTCCTGGACAGGGTCCGGGCGCTCAACGGGATCGCCGCCGAACGCGGCCAGACCCTCGCGCAGATGGCGATCGCGTGGGTGCTGCGCGACCAGGGTCCGCGCACGGTCACCACGGCGCTGATCGGCGCCTCCAGCGTGGAGCAGCTGGAGCAGAACCTGGCGGCGGTGGACGCGCCGGGCTTCACCGAGGAGGAGCTGCGCGCCATCGACCGCTGGGCGGTCGACTCCGACGTCAACATCTGGTGGGGCGCCACGGCCTCGACCCGGTAG
- a CDS encoding TetR/AcrR family transcriptional regulator encodes MAAQGVFLDRGYLGTNMDEIAALSGASKQTVYKHFGSKEALFVEIVQTMTAEAGDAVHQRIAEPERPEDLAPFLREYALRQLTVVLTPDLMRLRRLVIGEVSRFPDLARALYDGGPRRAMAAMAALFARLSERGLLSAADPDTAAAHFNWLVMSAPVNDAMLLGDDAIPGEAELRRHATEGVRVFLAAYGPGGG; translated from the coding sequence ATGGCGGCGCAGGGGGTCTTCCTCGACCGCGGCTACCTCGGCACCAACATGGACGAGATCGCCGCGCTGTCCGGGGCCTCCAAGCAGACCGTCTACAAGCACTTCGGGAGCAAGGAGGCGCTCTTCGTCGAGATCGTGCAGACCATGACCGCCGAGGCGGGCGACGCCGTGCACCAGCGGATCGCCGAACCCGAGCGGCCCGAGGACCTGGCCCCCTTCCTGCGCGAGTACGCCCTGCGCCAGCTCACGGTCGTCCTCACCCCCGACCTCATGCGGCTGCGGCGGCTGGTGATCGGCGAGGTGAGCCGGTTCCCGGACCTGGCCCGGGCCCTGTACGACGGGGGACCGCGGCGCGCGATGGCCGCGATGGCCGCGCTCTTCGCCCGCCTGTCGGAGCGGGGCCTGCTCAGCGCGGCCGACCCGGACACGGCCGCCGCCCACTTCAACTGGCTCGTGATGTCCGCGCCGGTCAACGACGCCATGCTGCTGGGCGACGACGCCATCCCGGGCGAGGCGGAGCTGCGCCGCCACGCCACCGAGGGCGTGCGCGTGTTCCTGGCCGCCTACGGTCCCGGCGGCGGCTGA
- a CDS encoding VOC family protein produces the protein MRVKFAELPVFDQDRAIAFYTRALGCTVAADAPMGEDGWRWVELAFPGAESHLHFLARENEEPSADPVLVLVDDDVQGTVEKLREQNVEIVSEPQQAPWEPGTTFAEFRDSEGNRMVVTDR, from the coding sequence ATGCGCGTCAAGTTCGCCGAACTGCCCGTCTTCGACCAGGACCGGGCCATCGCCTTCTACACCCGCGCCCTCGGCTGCACCGTCGCCGCCGACGCCCCCATGGGCGAGGACGGATGGCGGTGGGTCGAGCTCGCCTTCCCCGGCGCCGAGTCCCACCTGCACTTCCTGGCGCGCGAGAACGAAGAGCCCTCCGCCGACCCCGTCCTGGTACTGGTCGACGACGACGTCCAGGGCACGGTCGAGAAGCTGCGCGAGCAGAACGTGGAGATCGTGAGCGAGCCCCAGCAGGCGCCGTGGGAACCCGGCACCACCTTCGCCGAGTTCCGCGACAGCGAGGGCAACCGCATGGTGGTCACCGACCGCTGA
- a CDS encoding MerR family transcriptional regulator, producing the protein MPEAHHMRIGEVAERTGLSLRTIRYYGEVALVEPSARSRGGFRLYTESDVDRLQLIKRMKPLGFSLEQTRELLESIDRLGSATTGEDERAALSERLDAVEADLAERCSALRRQLEMAEEFAERLRRKRAHHADD; encoded by the coding sequence GTGCCGGAGGCGCACCACATGCGGATCGGCGAGGTCGCCGAGCGCACGGGACTCTCCCTGCGCACCATCCGCTACTACGGCGAGGTCGCCCTGGTGGAGCCCTCCGCGCGCTCTCGCGGCGGGTTCCGTCTGTACACGGAGTCGGACGTGGACCGCCTGCAGCTCATCAAGCGGATGAAGCCGCTCGGGTTCAGCCTGGAGCAGACCCGCGAGCTGCTGGAGAGCATCGACCGGCTGGGCTCGGCCACCACCGGTGAGGACGAGCGCGCCGCGCTGAGCGAGCGGTTGGACGCCGTCGAGGCCGACCTCGCCGAGCGCTGCTCGGCCCTGCGCCGCCAGCTGGAGATGGCCGAGGAGTTCGCCGAGCGGCTGCGCCGCAAGCGCGCCCACCACGCCGACGACTGA
- a CDS encoding lytic polysaccharide monooxygenase produces the protein MHTKNDTAGHPRWATRALVLASVPLLGLTALAAPASAHGSIVDPASRNYGCWDRWGADHQNPDMAQEDPMCWQAWQDNPNAMWNWNGLFRENVAGDHRGAIPDGTLCSGGNTEGGRYDSLDAVGEWKTTPVDDDFTVHLYDQASHGADYFQIYVTEEGFDPATQELSWDDLELVEVTGSYAPANDILVDVSTTGRTGHHVVFTIWQASHLDQSYYLCSDVDFG, from the coding sequence ATGCACACCAAGAACGACACGGCAGGACACCCCCGCTGGGCGACCCGCGCGCTCGTCCTGGCCTCGGTGCCCCTGCTCGGACTGACCGCCCTGGCCGCGCCCGCTTCGGCGCACGGCTCGATCGTCGACCCGGCCAGCCGCAACTACGGCTGCTGGGACCGCTGGGGTGCCGACCACCAGAACCCGGACATGGCACAGGAAGACCCCATGTGCTGGCAGGCGTGGCAGGACAACCCCAACGCCATGTGGAACTGGAACGGCCTCTTCCGTGAGAACGTCGCCGGCGACCACCGGGGCGCCATCCCCGACGGCACGCTGTGCAGCGGCGGCAACACCGAGGGCGGGCGCTACGACTCGCTGGACGCCGTGGGCGAGTGGAAGACCACGCCCGTGGACGACGACTTCACGGTCCACCTGTACGACCAGGCCAGCCACGGCGCGGACTACTTCCAGATCTACGTCACCGAGGAGGGGTTCGACCCCGCCACTCAGGAGCTCAGCTGGGACGACCTCGAACTGGTCGAGGTGACGGGGTCCTACGCCCCGGCCAACGACATCCTCGTGGACGTCAGCACGACGGGCCGGACCGGGCACCACGTCGTGTTCACGATCTGGCAGGCCTCCCACCTGGACCAGAGCTACTACCTGTGCAGTGACGTCGACTTCGGCTGA
- a CDS encoding glycoside hydrolase family 6 protein — protein sequence MSTNPRAADTRARTRRGLAAASALVLGTTLAVAIPSAAGAATGCEVDYQVNDWGSGFTASVEINNLGDAVDGWTLGWEYSGNQQISNIWNAGHTQTGQTVEVTDGGHNASIATDGTVSFGFNASYSGTNAAPTEFTLNGVVCEGSVDPGPDPDPDPDPDPDPEPGERVDNPYVGADVYVNPIWAENARSEPGGAAIADEPTGVWMDRIGAIEGNDSPTTGNMGLRDHLDEAVEQADGDPLVFQVVIYNLPGRDCAALASNGELAPDEIDRYKDEYIDPIAEIIDDPAYADLRIVTTIEIDSLPNLVTNVSPRETATPECDVMLANGNYVEGVGYALNTLGAIDNVYNYIDAGHHGWIGWEDNLSASAEVFAEAANAAGATPDDVHGFIANTANYSALKEENFAIGETIAGTPVRQSDWVSWNQYVDELTFAQALRDMMVSDHGFDPNLGMLIDTSRNGWGGPDRPTGPGPETDVNAYVDGGRYDRRFNTGNWCNQAGAGLGERPTTAPEPGIDAYVWMKPPGESDGSSEEIPNDEGKGFDRMCDPTYEGNPRNNDNMSGALPDAPVAGHWFSAQFQELLANAHPPIQ from the coding sequence ATGAGCACCAACCCGCGCGCCGCGGACACCCGTGCGCGGACACGGCGCGGCCTCGCCGCCGCGTCCGCCCTTGTCCTCGGCACCACCCTGGCCGTCGCCATCCCCTCCGCGGCCGGCGCCGCCACCGGGTGTGAGGTCGACTACCAGGTCAATGACTGGGGTTCCGGTTTCACCGCCTCCGTAGAGATCAACAACCTCGGCGACGCCGTCGACGGCTGGACCCTGGGCTGGGAGTACTCCGGCAACCAGCAGATCAGCAACATCTGGAACGCCGGCCACACACAGACCGGCCAGACCGTGGAGGTCACCGACGGCGGGCACAACGCCTCGATCGCCACGGACGGCACCGTCTCCTTCGGCTTCAACGCCTCCTACTCCGGCACCAACGCCGCCCCCACGGAGTTCACCCTCAACGGCGTCGTGTGCGAGGGCTCGGTCGACCCCGGGCCGGACCCCGATCCCGACCCGGACCCGGACCCGGATCCCGAGCCCGGTGAGCGCGTCGACAATCCCTACGTGGGCGCCGACGTCTACGTGAACCCGATCTGGGCGGAGAACGCCCGCTCCGAGCCCGGCGGCGCGGCCATCGCCGATGAGCCCACCGGCGTGTGGATGGACCGCATCGGCGCCATCGAGGGCAACGACAGCCCCACCACCGGCAACATGGGACTGCGCGACCACCTCGACGAGGCCGTGGAGCAGGCCGACGGCGACCCCCTCGTGTTCCAGGTCGTCATCTACAACCTGCCCGGCCGCGACTGCGCCGCGCTGGCCTCCAACGGCGAGCTCGCACCGGACGAGATCGACCGGTACAAGGACGAGTACATCGACCCGATCGCGGAGATCATCGACGACCCGGCCTACGCCGACCTGCGCATCGTCACCACGATCGAGATCGACTCTCTGCCCAACCTGGTCACCAACGTCTCCCCGCGCGAGACCGCCACCCCCGAGTGCGACGTGATGCTGGCCAACGGCAACTACGTGGAGGGCGTGGGCTACGCCCTGAACACGCTCGGCGCGATCGACAACGTCTACAACTACATCGACGCCGGCCACCACGGCTGGATCGGCTGGGAGGACAACCTCTCCGCCTCCGCCGAGGTCTTCGCCGAGGCCGCCAACGCCGCCGGGGCCACCCCCGACGACGTGCACGGCTTCATCGCCAACACCGCCAACTACTCCGCGCTGAAGGAGGAGAACTTCGCCATCGGCGAGACCATCGCCGGCACCCCCGTGCGACAGTCCGACTGGGTCAGCTGGAACCAGTACGTCGATGAACTGACCTTCGCCCAGGCCCTGCGCGACATGATGGTCTCCGACCACGGCTTCGACCCGAACCTGGGCATGCTCATCGACACCTCCCGCAACGGCTGGGGCGGCCCCGACCGGCCCACCGGCCCCGGTCCGGAGACCGACGTGAACGCCTACGTGGACGGCGGCCGCTACGACCGCCGGTTCAACACCGGGAACTGGTGCAACCAGGCCGGTGCCGGACTGGGCGAGCGGCCCACCACCGCGCCCGAGCCCGGGATCGACGCCTACGTGTGGATGAAGCCCCCGGGCGAGTCCGACGGCTCCAGCGAAGAGATCCCCAACGACGAGGGCAAGGGTTTCGACCGCATGTGCGACCCCACCTATGAGGGCAACCCGCGCAACAACGACAACATGAGCGGCGCCCTGCCGGACGCCCCCGTGGCCGGCCACTGGTTCTCCGCACAGTTCCAGGAGCTGCTCGCCAACGCCCACCCGCCCATCCAGTGA
- a CDS encoding SDR family oxidoreductase — MDQTPRTVLVTGASSGIGAATAAALVRRGHRVYGTSRSPEAVAAPVPGVEYLALDLTDEASIVACAQAAGAVDVLVNNAGESQSGPLEELPPEALERLFRTNVFGAVRLTQLLLPGMRARRYGRVVMIGSMLASFPLAYRSSYVASKAALKGFADALRREVSPYGVGVTTVEPGSINTGISERRTQYIGPDSPFAAEYRTMLAALNANEARGVPAESVAATIVRAIEADPPRPLYAVGSNAPVVFALRRLFPRSLILRMVARKHGL; from the coding sequence ATGGACCAGACCCCCAGGACCGTGCTCGTCACGGGCGCGTCGTCGGGCATCGGCGCCGCGACCGCCGCCGCCCTCGTGCGCCGCGGCCACCGCGTGTACGGCACCAGCCGCTCCCCCGAGGCGGTCGCCGCCCCCGTCCCCGGCGTGGAGTACCTGGCCCTGGACCTGACCGACGAGGCCTCGATCGTGGCGTGCGCGCAGGCCGCGGGCGCGGTGGACGTCCTGGTCAACAACGCCGGGGAGAGCCAGAGCGGCCCCCTGGAGGAGCTGCCGCCGGAGGCCCTCGAACGCCTGTTCCGGACCAACGTGTTCGGCGCGGTGCGCCTGACCCAGCTCCTCCTGCCGGGCATGCGCGCCCGCCGGTACGGGCGCGTGGTCATGATCGGGTCCATGCTGGCCAGCTTCCCGCTCGCCTACCGGTCCTCCTACGTGGCCTCCAAGGCCGCACTGAAGGGGTTCGCCGACGCCCTGCGCCGCGAGGTCTCCCCCTACGGCGTGGGCGTGACGACCGTGGAACCCGGGTCGATCAACACCGGCATCAGCGAGCGCCGCACCCAGTACATCGGCCCGGACTCTCCGTTCGCCGCCGAGTACCGCACCATGCTCGCCGCGCTCAACGCCAACGAGGCCCGGGGCGTGCCCGCCGAGAGCGTGGCCGCCACCATCGTGCGCGCGATCGAGGCCGACCCGCCCCGGCCGCTGTACGCGGTGGGCAGCAACGCCCCCGTGGTGTTCGCGCTGCGCCGCCTGTTCCCGCGGTCACTCATCCTGCGCATGGTCGCCCGCAAGCACGGGCTCTAG
- a CDS encoding transposase has translation MKTDLDALLTALYVHLDDDVIPSAKQARGPGRPRLLTDAELICVAVAQVLLRCDDERRWLRVAPARIGHLFPRLPGQSEYNRHLARLAPHMLTAIGWLARHTPTWHDNLRLMDGTPVPCGASRTTVERSGLGEMCGYGRDASHHRFYWGSKLVLVTTAEGTVTAFSLAHPKELDERKQALHLLHAQECAPGPCPIVCDKGFAGAGIEQAATDLGHVLIRPRRKDEPKDRARVFPGWLRQRIEAIIWTLKNQLGLERHNARTTEGLWARVCQRILALNAAIWHNWQIGAPIKRSLVAYDH, from the coding sequence GTGAAGACTGACCTTGACGCCCTTCTGACAGCACTCTACGTCCACCTGGACGACGACGTGATCCCTTCTGCCAAGCAAGCCCGCGGACCAGGCCGGCCGCGCCTGCTCACCGACGCGGAGCTGATCTGTGTGGCCGTGGCCCAGGTCCTGCTGCGCTGCGACGACGAACGCCGCTGGCTACGGGTGGCCCCGGCCCGGATCGGCCACCTCTTCCCCCGCCTGCCCGGCCAGTCCGAGTACAACCGGCACCTGGCCCGCCTGGCCCCGCACATGCTCACCGCCATCGGATGGCTGGCCCGCCACACCCCGACCTGGCACGACAACCTGCGGCTGATGGACGGCACCCCCGTGCCGTGCGGGGCCTCGCGCACCACCGTGGAACGCTCCGGTCTGGGCGAAATGTGCGGCTACGGGCGTGATGCCTCCCACCACCGGTTCTACTGGGGGTCCAAGCTCGTGCTCGTCACCACCGCCGAGGGCACCGTGACGGCCTTCTCCCTGGCCCACCCCAAAGAGCTGGACGAGCGCAAACAAGCGCTGCACCTGCTCCACGCCCAGGAGTGCGCCCCGGGGCCGTGCCCGATCGTGTGCGACAAGGGCTTCGCCGGGGCCGGAATCGAGCAGGCCGCCACCGATCTGGGGCACGTGCTCATCCGGCCCCGGCGCAAGGACGAGCCCAAGGACAGGGCCCGGGTGTTCCCGGGCTGGCTGCGCCAGCGCATCGAAGCCATCATCTGGACGCTGAAGAACCAGCTGGGGTTGGAGCGCCACAACGCCCGCACCACCGAAGGGCTCTGGGCTCGGGTGTGTCAGAGGATCCTGGCTCTGAACGCCGCGATCTGGCACAACTGGCAGATCGGAGCCCCCATCAAGCGGTCGCTGGTGGCTTACGACCACTGA
- a CDS encoding VOC family protein — translation MKQQAHFITLATADLGAARAFYRDGLGWDPLLDVPGEIIFFQIAPGLLLGLFDAEKFDRDLGGHAGVTGTTGAFGVTLAHNVEDRAQVGETVRAMVDAGASVLKQPQEGEFGGVFHAHVKDPNGVVWEIAHNPGWRIDEDGNVVLG, via the coding sequence GTGAAGCAACAGGCCCACTTCATCACGCTCGCCACCGCCGACCTGGGCGCCGCCCGGGCCTTCTACCGGGACGGGCTCGGGTGGGACCCCCTCCTCGACGTCCCAGGGGAGATCATCTTCTTCCAGATCGCCCCCGGCCTGCTGCTGGGCCTGTTCGACGCGGAGAAGTTCGACCGCGACCTGGGCGGGCACGCCGGGGTCACCGGCACGACCGGGGCCTTCGGGGTGACGCTCGCGCACAACGTCGAGGACCGCGCACAGGTGGGTGAGACCGTGCGCGCGATGGTCGACGCCGGCGCGAGCGTGCTCAAGCAACCGCAGGAGGGCGAGTTCGGCGGGGTCTTCCACGCCCACGTCAAGGACCCCAACGGGGTCGTGTGGGAGATCGCCCACAACCCCGGCTGGCGCATCGACGAGGACGGAAACGTCGTCCTCGGCTGA
- a CDS encoding MFS transporter has translation MMARPSARAGWREWAGFTVLALPTVLLGLDVTALYLVAPSLAADLRPTSAETLWIMDAYGFLIAGFLITMGTLGDRIGRRRLLMVGMAAFGAASVLAAFAPTALWLILARALLGVAGATLMPSTLSLISTMFTDPRQRATAIGAWATMFALGMAAGPVVGGALTAWAWWGAVFLVAVPVSVVVLAAAPALLPEFRTRAGRLDLWSVVLSLAAVLATVYAIKHVAAHGVDVQALAAVLVGGGSAVAFVRRQLRLEEPLLDMRLFANGAFSAALAVLLVGLVGFGGMMFLVTQHLQLVGGLSPTAAGLWMGPPALAMLIGGLGAPLVAARVPPGNVMAAALALSLVGYALLAFVGTDDRVSVVAGFAFLYLGLGVIAALGTDIVVGAAPSERSGSAAALSETVQELGIAAGVALLGSLTTAVYRTAVEDWPGLPRPVAQAYGDGLSGAASVADRLPAGALAHAQDAFTGGLNTAAIIAGLAIAGASVVCLRTLRHIRPIGEAGPEAEPIPSTRGCDDDR, from the coding sequence ATGATGGCGCGACCGTCCGCACGTGCCGGGTGGCGGGAGTGGGCCGGCTTCACGGTGTTGGCGCTGCCGACCGTGCTGCTGGGGCTCGACGTCACGGCGCTGTACCTCGTCGCCCCGAGCCTGGCCGCGGACCTGCGTCCGACCTCGGCGGAGACGTTGTGGATCATGGACGCCTACGGATTCCTCATCGCGGGCTTCCTGATCACCATGGGCACGCTGGGCGACCGGATCGGGCGCCGGCGCCTGCTGATGGTCGGCATGGCCGCGTTCGGCGCGGCCTCGGTGCTCGCGGCGTTCGCCCCCACCGCCCTCTGGCTGATCCTGGCCCGCGCCCTGCTGGGAGTCGCCGGGGCCACGCTCATGCCGTCCACGCTGTCCCTGATCAGCACCATGTTCACCGACCCCCGGCAGCGGGCGACGGCGATCGGGGCGTGGGCCACGATGTTCGCGCTCGGCATGGCGGCCGGCCCCGTCGTGGGCGGCGCACTGACCGCCTGGGCCTGGTGGGGCGCGGTCTTCCTCGTCGCGGTACCCGTCAGCGTGGTCGTGCTGGCCGCCGCCCCCGCGCTGCTCCCGGAGTTTCGGACCCGCGCCGGCCGGCTCGACCTGTGGAGCGTCGTCCTGTCCCTGGCGGCCGTGCTGGCGACCGTCTACGCGATCAAGCATGTCGCCGCGCACGGCGTCGACGTCCAGGCACTGGCCGCCGTCCTCGTCGGCGGCGGCTCGGCGGTCGCGTTCGTCCGCCGCCAACTGCGCCTGGAGGAGCCGCTGCTGGACATGAGGCTCTTCGCCAACGGGGCCTTCTCCGCCGCCCTGGCCGTGCTGTTGGTCGGCCTGGTCGGATTCGGCGGCATGATGTTCCTGGTCACGCAACACCTGCAGCTGGTCGGGGGCCTCTCCCCCACGGCGGCCGGCCTGTGGATGGGGCCACCGGCACTGGCCATGCTGATCGGGGGCCTCGGTGCGCCCCTGGTCGCCGCGCGCGTCCCACCGGGGAACGTCATGGCCGCCGCCCTCGCGCTGTCCCTCGTCGGATACGCCCTGCTCGCCTTCGTCGGGACCGACGACAGGGTGAGCGTGGTGGCCGGATTCGCGTTCCTCTATCTCGGCCTCGGCGTCATCGCCGCGTTGGGGACCGACATCGTCGTGGGCGCGGCGCCCTCGGAGAGGTCAGGGTCGGCCGCCGCGCTGTCGGAGACCGTGCAGGAGCTCGGGATCGCCGCCGGGGTCGCGCTCCTGGGGAGCCTCACGACGGCGGTCTATCGGACGGCGGTCGAGGACTGGCCCGGACTCCCCCGGCCGGTGGCCCAGGCCTACGGCGACGGCCTCTCCGGCGCGGCCTCCGTGGCGGACCGGCTGCCGGCCGGGGCGCTCGCGCACGCCCAGGACGCGTTCACCGGCGGACTCAACACCGCCGCGATCATCGCGGGCCTCGCGATCGCCGGAGCGTCGGTCGTGTGCCTGCGGACGCTGCGCCACATCCGCCCGATCGGCGAGGCCGGTCCCGAGGCGGAGCCGATACCCTCGACGCGCGGGTGCGACGACGATCGGTGA
- a CDS encoding TetR/AcrR family transcriptional regulator, which translates to MADEQDTVDGRRLRGQRRRAQIIEATLTIVRREGAAGVTHRTVAKEAGITTSLTLYYFATLDDLLVAALTSVTDTYTRRIRQLIDTEDDPLGGLARLIAESAGPGRERALAERELSTLAARRPALRPAARGWRDNVAELARTLTDDPDAVETCVALCDGLCAAILLDDRDADPVHIRAVLGKALLGTGR; encoded by the coding sequence ATGGCGGACGAGCAGGACACGGTCGATGGGCGCAGGCTGCGCGGTCAGCGCCGCCGGGCCCAGATCATCGAGGCGACGCTCACGATCGTCCGCCGCGAGGGGGCCGCCGGTGTGACCCACCGGACCGTGGCCAAGGAGGCGGGGATCACCACCAGCCTGACGCTCTACTACTTCGCCACCCTCGACGACCTGCTGGTCGCCGCCCTGACCAGCGTCACCGACACCTACACCCGCCGCATCCGGCAGCTCATCGACACCGAGGACGACCCCCTCGGCGGGCTGGCCCGGCTCATCGCCGAATCAGCCGGACCGGGTCGCGAGCGCGCACTGGCCGAGCGCGAGCTGTCGACCCTGGCGGCTCGCCGCCCCGCCCTGCGCCCGGCGGCGCGCGGCTGGCGCGACAACGTCGCCGAACTCGCCCGGACGCTGACGGACGACCCGGACGCCGTCGAAACCTGCGTCGCACTCTGCGACGGGCTGTGCGCGGCGATCCTCCTCGACGACCGCGACGCCGATCCGGTCCACATCCGGGCGGTCCTCGGCAAGGCGCTCCTGGGAACCGGCCGGTAG
- a CDS encoding antibiotic biosynthesis monooxygenase, whose product MNSVVKFNVLTVPMGEGATLEERFAKRAGLVENQPGFEEFQLLRPVEGTEKYLVYTRWRSEEDFQNWVNGQAFREGHAQAAKDAEAEGRTGHGHGHGGPAATGSELWGFEVIQHVKAQS is encoded by the coding sequence GTGAACAGCGTCGTCAAGTTCAACGTCCTGACCGTCCCCATGGGCGAGGGGGCCACCCTGGAGGAGCGTTTCGCCAAGCGCGCCGGGCTGGTGGAGAACCAGCCGGGGTTCGAGGAGTTCCAGCTGCTGCGTCCGGTCGAGGGGACCGAGAAGTACCTCGTCTACACCCGGTGGCGGTCCGAGGAGGACTTCCAGAACTGGGTCAACGGCCAGGCCTTCCGGGAGGGCCACGCGCAGGCCGCGAAGGACGCCGAGGCGGAGGGCCGCACGGGTCACGGACACGGCCACGGCGGTCCGGCCGCGACCGGCAGTGAGCTGTGGGGCTTCGAGGTCATCCAGCACGTCAAGGCCCAGTCCTAG